The following proteins are co-located in the Calliphora vicina chromosome 2, idCalVici1.1, whole genome shotgun sequence genome:
- the LOC135950748 gene encoding H/ACA ribonucleoprotein complex non-core subunit NAF1 → MDTNDTENTSNETTSPEEQIQQPMESVSTSNVVEIKENVVEESESPKAEVTSVTPKETIEILRVEVVAPRTEEPSSAEKPNDETMDSSIVEECVQNKPVNEEEQTVENKTQNESLADVNLETNEMETNNENVPTPQIEVEEITEEATTNTLESSNTARPSGLGLLAQYDSDNEDKISDTDSVIEVPVAGHDYRNQVVEIDSDSDDSSDSSDVEYLNVLRKTIEKRMEVVDEDDEEDEDGNTTGKKKHIPKLKVKGEMLLEDLPPIQDLQITVPEDQCIEFGKIHSVVDQLVLVSALPNAILLDLETVIFLEKGQKVLGEVFDVLGQVADPMYCVRFNSNKQIKEKEINVGDVVYVAPKTQYTQYVILSSLMKIKGSDASWENDMEPPPRFLDYSDDEQEQLARRQLRNKDRPVDNEDPTKKPRTMDEEHNTDSIRPQHSNTQQRNRYTEQRNNNRGGHFNANTRQRQYNAPQHNQQRTPNPNHHRNSWHSNYYPQSYPQQPGANYGMPPAHNQQPPQTYPSHVPMYAMPPVHNMPYPPPSQPTQYGAPPMLHQHAPPQLMPNSYSIRPPTLHGHPHPHHQQYTSPPPPPPGSQ, encoded by the exons atgGACACTAACGATACTGAAAACACCAGTAATGAAACGACATCTCCAGAAGAACAAATTCAACAGCCCATGGAGTCTGTGTCAACGAGCAATGTGGTTGAAATTAAAG AAAATGTAGTTGAGGAATCAGAAAGTCCAAAGGCAGAAGTAACTTCCGTAACGCCAAAAGAAACTATAGAAATATTGAGAGTGGAAGTTGTAGCTCCTCGCACAGAAGAACCTTCTAGTGCTGAAAAGCCTAACGATGAAACTATGGACAGTAGCATTGTGGAAGAATGTGTTCAAAATAAACCGGTGAATGAAGAAGAGCAAAcagtagaaaataaaactcaaaacgAATCTCTGGCTGATGTCAACTTGGAGACTAATGAAATGGAGACAAACAATGAAAATGTACCAACACCACAAATAGAAGTTGAGGAAATCACCGAGGAAGCCACAACAAACACTTTGGAGTCATCAAATACAGCAAGACCAAGTGGACTCGGCTTATTAGCTCAATATGATTCCGATAATGAAGATAAGATTTCCGACACCGATTCGGTAATAGAAGTTCCAGTAGCTGGTCACGATTATCGGAACCAAGTGGTTGAAATCGATAGTGATTCGGATGATAGCAGTGATTCCTCTGATGTTGAGTATCTGAATGTGTTGCGTAAAACGATTGAAAAACGTATGGAAGTCGTCGATGAGGACGACGAGGAGGATGAGGATGGCAATACTACTGGCAAAAAGAAGCATATACCAAAATTGAAAGTAAAAGGCGAAATGTTATTAGAAGATTTACCACCCATTCAAGACTTACAAATAACAGTACCGGAAGATCAATGCATAGAGTTTGGTAAAATTCACTCCGTCGTTGATCAATTGGTCTTAGTTAGTGCTTTGCCAAATGCAATTTTATTGGATTTGGAAACGgtgatatttttggaaaaaggacaaaaagtTTTGGGTGAAGTATTCGATGTGTTGGGCCAAGTGGCAGATCCTATGTATTGTGTACGTTTCAACTCGAACAAACAAATCAAAGAGAAAGAAATTAATGTCGGCGATGTAGTTTATGTAGCGCCTAAGACCCAATACACACAATATGTGATTTTATCCAGCTTAATGAAAATTAAGGGTTCTGATGCATCTTGGGAAAATGATATGGAACCGCCACCAAGATTTCTGGACTACTCCGATGATGAGCAAGAACAATTGGCCCGGCGTCAGTTGCGCAACAAAGACAGACCTGTGGACAATGAAGACCCCACCAAAAAACCCCGAACAATGGATGAAGAACATAATACTGACTCAATTAGGCCGCAACATTCGAATACACAACAAAGAAATCGTTACACTGAACAAAGAAATAACAATAGGGGTGGTCACTTTAATGCCAACACTAGGCAACGACAATACAATGCACCACAACACAACCAACAACGCACTCCAAATCCCAATCATCATCGTAATTCCTGGCATTCCAATTACTATCCACAATCTTATCCACAACAGCCTGGTGCTAATTATGGCATGCCTCCAGCACATAATCAACAACCACCTCAAACATATCCCTCACATGTGCCCATGTATGCTATGCCTCCTGTGCACAACATGCCATATCCGCCGCCATCCCAACCAACACAATATGGTGCACCACCGATGTTACACCAACATGCTCCACCACAGCTAATGCCAAACTCATATAGTATAAGACCTCCTACACTACACGGTCATCCACATCCCCATCATCAACAGTATACATCACCACCACCTCCACCCCCAGGAAGCCAATAA
- the LOC135950749 gene encoding uncharacterized protein LOC135950749, with protein sequence MANTLLSETSESKNDMTHTSSCSIAEKQCNHLKYFKEFLRDLTKDAVTNECSGEVGREGVNVSCNGGSGGVELRPFILTRSNNESYTVSKDELSAEVIMCIWQWLIQKKCPEHFQLGVARLAGEEINKELKNKKIHEDLKATGKPGEDTLDKIMLDLLKLQKYIQQQLEKILLRLCDNSKEENLKNFGDCSRDTSFKCSVTAENSHMPYVEAHVKNKHRKMEDRHICLPQFSQIYQLEESLSFYGIFDGHSGSLAATYATNQIPYLVAQQLESVHDSYAPDTDCYRDALETSFLQVDHNYAQKHLGSGTTAVCALLLKDELENFKHLYVAWVGDSRCLLVSPTVHLQLVKPHKPDSVDEKKRIESIETGGSVIFVQGQWRVNGIINVSRSIGDYTVKAVIAEPDIVDVPLQPSHDFLLLGSDGLCDHVSEKDIVDCVYKSIADDEQCLDDIPKHLIELAKQGDSQDNITVVLVLLKERQQIKEHFTKSSNKSS encoded by the coding sequence ATGGCCAACACATTGTTGAGTGAAACATCTGAGTCTAAAAATGATATGACACATACGAGTAGCTGCAGCATAGCTGAAAAGCAATGTAAtcacttaaaatatttcaaagaatttcTACGTGACTTGACGAAAGATGCTGTGACTAATGAATGCAGCGGTGAAGTAGGCAGAGAAGGTGTAAATGTATCTTGTAATGGAGGTAGTGGCGGTGTAGAATTACGACCTTTTATACTAACGCGTTCTAATAATGAGAGCTATACAGTATCCAAAGATGAACTGTCCGCCGAAGTAATAATGTGTATATGGCAATGGCTCATCCAGAAAAAATGTCCGGAACACTTTCAATTGGGTGTAGCTCGATTGGCCGGAGaagaaattaataaagaacttaaaaacaaaaaaatacatgaaGATTTAAAGGCAACAGGAAAGCCAGGCGAAGACACATTGGACAAAATAATGCTCGATTTgctaaaactacaaaaatatatcCAACAACAATTAGAAAAGATTCTGTTGCGATTATGTGATAATTCtaaagaagaaaatttaaagaattttggaGATTGTAGTAGAGACACTTCATTTAAATGTTCGGTGACTGCTGAAAACAGCCACATGCCATATGTAGAAGCACATGTCAAAAATAAACACCGTAAAATGGAGGATCGCCATATATGTTTGCCTCAATTTAGTCAGATATATCAACTTGAAGAATCTCTTagtttttatggcatttttgaTGGTCATTCTGGCTCATTGGCTGCAACATATGCTACTAATCAAATTCCCTACCTTGTCGCTCAACAATTGGAATCTGTACATGATTCTTACGCACCAGATACTGATTGCTATAGAGATGCGTTGGAAACGAGTTTTTTGCAAGTTGATCACAATTACGCTCAAAAACATCTGGGCAGTGGCACAACAGCAGTATGCGCACTTTTATTAAAGGACGAacttgaaaatttcaaacatttatacGTGGCTTGGGTGGGAGATTCAAGATGCCTTTTAGTTTCACCAACAGTGCACTTACAATTGGTAAAACCACATAAACCGGACTCGGTGGATGAAAAGAAACGCATAGAATCGATAGAAACTGGAGGCTCGGTAATATTTGTTCAGGGCCAATGGCGCGTTAATGGTATCATCAATGTATCACGTTCGATAGGCGATTATACCGTAAAGGCAGTTATAGCCGAACCTGATATTGTAGATGTACCATTACAGCCTTCTCACGACTTTCTTCTATTAGGTTCCGATGGCCTTTGCGATCATGTAAGTGAAAAGGATATAGTCGATTGTGTATACAAGTCCATAGCCGACGATGAGCAATGTTTGGACGATATACCCAAACATTTGATAGAGTTGGCCAAACAAGGCGATTCTCAAGACAACATTACTGTCGTTTTAGTTTTGCTCAAGGAGCGTCAACAAATTAAAGAACACTTTACAAAAAGTTCAAATAAATCCTCGTAA